Part of the Aquimarina sp. TRL1 genome, TTTCGATATTTCAGAAATAATAGATATTGAAATTGTTCGCTCTAATATAGAATTAACCCAAGGGGTTAATAATTCTATTTCAGGAGGAACATTTTGTACAATCAATTACAAAGATAGTCTAGGTGGTCTTAAACAAGCTAAAAATGTAATTATAACTTTTTCAGCTTCAGATCTACCTCGAACATATGAAAATCAATTTCTCTGTGATCTATTATCATGGCCTGTATCTTTGGTACCTACGAGAATAGTATCAGAACTAAATGAGAATGAGACCTTATCAACATCAACATATGCACGAGACCTAAACAACTCAAAAAAATCAAACCCACCCTCTGCCAAATCCACGACAATTGCGGATGAGACTATTCCTTGTGGTCCTACCGTTTGTATTCCTCCTGTAGTGGAACCACTAAGTTGTACAACGACCTATTCTGCATATACAGGGGTGATGAGTCGGATAGGGGATACGGAGGCAGAGGATATTGTTAGTGCAGAAGATTTTTGTCAGTACTCGTTGCAATACCTGGTAGCCGATTATGAGTATTACCTGACCAAATTAGGGATAGTATCGACACTAGATCTTTACTATCTGACCATCAGTGAATTTGGTGCTACAGAGTTTAACTATGGATATCCGGGGATGCGTAGGACTTATAAGGGGCGTTCTGCTGTTATTGATCTGTATCAGGCTCATGTGAGCAGCAGTGGCGATAGCGCCAAAAGCTGGACTGCTTTTACCACGGATTATCTGAATACCTCCGGGAATGAAGATATCTGTGTTCCCCGTCCATTTTTCACCGATTTTACAGAAGTTACAGTGACGATTCCTGATGACACGGATTGCCAGCAATTTGTCAAAAGTGTTCGGGCGGCATATACCCGGGATGTATACGATAGTTATATAGCAGGTAAGCGGGCAGAATTTATAGCTGAGTATTTATCACAAGCGATCGATAATGCAGTAGAGACCTTTGATATGACCTATTATGATAAGGAATACCAATACACCTTATATTATTACGATCAGTCGGGGAATTTACTACAAACGGTTCCTCCGGAGGGAGTTGATCGTTTTACGGATACAGAATTACAGGCATCAGATGCTTCCGGGGAATCCCTTAATCGCCGTATCAATCAGCATCGAACTAATGATATTGCCCGGGAGAATAGTAGTTTATTACCAGCACATGAGCTATTGACCAAATACCGATATAATTCTCTGAATCAACTGGTATGGCAGAAAACTCCTGATGGAGGGATTACCCGTTTTGCCTATGATGAGCTGGGAAGAATTATCGCTTCACAGAATGCCAATCAGGTAGCCGCCAATCAATTTAGCTATACCACTTATGATGCTTTGGGTCGGATTGTAGAGGCAGGAGCACTTACTCCAACCGTTGGGATTTCTATCCGGGAGAAGACAGGTACACTGGTTTATACAGCTACGGGCAATGTGGTATCGACCCGGGTAGAAGATCAGTACCCTCAGAATATTTCCAGGGATCGGGTAGAGGTCACCCGTACCCGTTATAACGATCTTTCGATAGGAGCGGCGGAGATTTTTGAGACGGTATCAGATCAGTCGACCTATCGGAGTACGACCCGCAACCGGGTGGCAGGAATTTATTACTATGATCAGTATAGCAGTACGACCTTAGAGCGACAATACGACCATGCGATTTTCTATCACTATGACATCCATGGGAATGTTAAAGAGCTGGTGCAGCACGATAAACAGATGGCATTGACCCTGGATGATCCTACCTCAGGGATGAAGCGTACCCAATACGAATACGATCTGATCAGTGGTAATGTTCATAGGGTAACCTATCAAAAAGGGAAGGCGGATCAGTTTATCCATCAGTATCGCTATGATGCAGACAACCGTATTGTAGGAGTATCGACCTCAGATAACGGACGTATATGGGAGGAGGATGCCCGGTATGCATATTTTTCACACGGACCTTTAGCCAGAACAGTACTAGGATCCAGGCAGGTACAGGGTCTTGATTACGCCTATACCCTTCAGGGCTGGTTAAAAGGCGTTAATGGAGAGTCCTTAGACCCGACGGCAGATATGGGAGGAGATGGATCTTCCACTTCTGATGTGGCTAAAGATGCCCTGGGATATTCCTTAAGTTATTACGAAGGAGATTATCAATCGATCGGTACTACTACAGGGAGCTCTTTTGTATACAGTAACAGTCCCGGATTAGAGAGTACTAAGAATTTGTACAACGGGAATATCAAACAGATGGTCACCAGTCTGATAGACAACAATGAATCGATGTTGTCTTCCCAGATCAATCACTATGAATATGATCAGTTAAACCGTATCAAGAAGATGCAGGGATCACAGCTGACCGGGATGACAGCAACACCTTCATACCACAGTAGTTATAGCTATGATAAGAATGGGAACTTACAGCAGTTGCATCGGGCTACGGTCAACAGTCAGGGATCGGTTGTGGATATGGACGCCTTGCAATATACCTATAAGACAGTTACTGATCCGGAGACAGGGCAGCAAGTGCGTTCGAATCAGTTAAGCCATGTAGACGATACCATTGCGGGGAGTACATTTAATGATTTGTCGGATCAGAATCCCGGGAATTACAGTTATGATGCGATAGGTCAATTGATAGAAGACAAGCAGGAAGGGATTCGCAATATCGAATGGCGGGTAGATGGTAAAGTAAAGAAGATCCGTAAGAGCAATGGTACAGAGGTATCTTTCTATTATGATGGACTAGGGAACCGTATTGGTAAGCGGGTACTGCCGGAGAACAAGACAACCTTATACAGCAGAGATGCTCAGGGGAATGTATTGGGGGTATATCAGGCAAATACCAGTGGGGCAGTTGCTACGGATATGCGCTTAAAGGAACATCATATCTATGGGAGCAGTCGACTGGGTATTGAAGAAAAGAACATTGCTCTAAGCAGTGATCAGGCTGTAGCAGAAGCCACAGTGGGTAATACAGTTGGGGATAAGCGATATGAGCTAAGCAATCACTTAGGAAATGTAATGAGTGTGGTAAGTGATCGCAAGACTGCTACTGTTACAGGGAATTTAACTACCTTTACTCCGGATGTTCTTTCATTTAGTGATTATTACCCCTTTGGAATGCTTTTACCTAATAGAAATGGAAACAGTGGAAACTACCGTTATGGCTTCCAGGGACAGGAAATGGACAATGAAATAAAGGGAGAAGGAAACAGCTTAAACTATAAGTATCGTATGCACGATCCTCGTGTAGGGAGGTTCTTTGGTACTGATCCTATGGAATCAATATATGCATACAACTCTCCTTACGCTTTTAGTGAAAATAGAGTTATTGACGGTATTGAACTAGAAGGTAGAGAATTTAGTATAACGAACGATTCTAAAAATGTTTATATTAATACAGAATTTAGAGTTATAAAAAGCGCTAGTGTTTCTGAAGATTTTTATAATATATTGATGGAAAAAACACGAACCAAATATAAGCAAGCTTTAAATGGTAAAGTTAGTAGTTTTAATTTAAAACCAGGAGTATTTAAGTTGAAATTAGTCGAAGATAGAATAGGAAGTAAGCAATATAATATAGAAGTTATGGATCATGGTTCATTCATTAAAAAACATAGTGAATTAACGGGTGATCCTGAATGGATGTCTCAATATGCTGGTGGAGTAGTTGATGATATAGGAGGAACAGAAATTTACCTTTCCGTAACCAAAAAATCTGAATCAATAGATTTTAGTGATGAATTCTCTCAAATAGCTCAAGAAGAATTAGCTGACGAATTATCAAATACTATAATACATGAAATGGGTCATTTGTTAGGGTTGCTACATGTTTGGGATAGAATTGAGAAAAATAAAGAGGGTGTCACTTTTAGGCAGATAAAAAAGATTGCGGATGTTTATCAGCGGGCATTAGAACAACTTAATAGAGATTTACCTGCCATGTCAAGTGGAGCAGAGATTGAAAGAATGGGTAATAACTTTATGATTTTTGGAGAACCAAATGGTATGCAAGATGTAACAGATGCTGAGTCTCTTTTTAAAGAGTTTACTCCAGAACAATTAAAACAGATTTATAATTTTATTTATGAACAACAATTTGGAGAAAGATCTAGTGGTAACGGTAATGAAAAAAGTAATGATGACAATTAAGACTATTTGTTTTTCGATTATTGTATCTAATTTTTTTCTTAGTTCGGTCTTTGTTTTTTCACAAGATGCTAGAAACAAGAAAATAGATAGTATAAATTATTATTTAGATAATACAGCTTTTTTTGATTCAAAGATTGTGGCTGAATTTAAAAAGTCATTTTCAAATGATAGTTTATCTATTTATTATAATCCGGTTGGTTATGACAATTTGATTTTAACTTCGAGTAGCTTTAAAAAAGATACCATTTTAAAGAAAAAAGATATATACTACAAAAAACTGATAACAGTTGATAATAACACCTTAAAAGACAGCCTACGAGTTGATTTTAATGATTTTGAAAAATTCATTAAAGTCAAATTAAAAACGTGTGGATTTGTTAAGAGCGTTGTGCTAATACCACATATAGAGGAGCATTTAATCAAAGATTCAGAAATTATACAAGGTAATATTAATTACAAATATGAAAAATTTGAAAAAAATTATGTAGACATACATTATCTTACTTTTGATTATTATGATTATTTAAAAAGAAAATTAAGTGTAGCCAGATAGTCCCCTGATGATGCTAGTTTACGTGATGGCTACCGCTAGCATTTGCTAGTGGCGGTACAGTAAAGAAATGTATAATATATAAATAGAGCTACTTGGTCTAAAGGATTGGGTAGCTTTTTTGTTTTATAGGAGGTTAATTTAGTCTTGGAGATCATAAATACCTGATATAAGACAATATAAAACGCCCTCGAACCCGTTTAGAATTCCTTTTTAGATGTAAAAAACGGCTGATGACTCGTCTTCCTACTGTTGATAGGGGGGCAAAGGGCAACAGCCCGTTCGCCCCCCTGAAGGGGGTGTCTGAACGACCTAAAATACATACAGAACACCCCGTTAGTTGTTTACTACGTCTTATAGGTTGTTAGGAAGATCCAAATCCCTGTTTTCTTTTGTGAAGACTAACAATAAAAGGCAATACTTCTATGTCAAAATCAATGTTTTTGCAAGAATAAAACTCCAAAATTGAAGTGTATGATGTGACTAGGCGTTTATAAATCCCTTGTTTTTTTAAGAAAAAATTAAGAAGGCGTTTTTAATTAGACAAATGTATTAAATTATTTAAAATCAATTAATTAAATGATTTTTTTGTGTCTATTTATAAACGAGCATTCCTACTTTTTTAAAAATATGCAAGGGATGAATAATTTTGATCTTGATTAATTATTAAAAATAATATAGAGCACATACATCAGGAATTAATACACATTATAAAAGGGGAGTAGTATTGTTAGAAAATTACACGAGACATTCAAATTTTAATCACAGGAAGTCGGTTTTGACATCAAATGAGAAGCGCTAAAAGTATTTTGTAAGAGCGTACGTTCAGAAAATCAATCAGGGGATAACAAAATAACAGATCCCGATTGATTAGGAACCATAAAATACATGATGAAGGTGATGTTTCACCACTTTTAGAAGATTAAAGTTGTACAAAGGCAATTGCCGATACTCTTGTGAGAAGAGATAAAACAAGCTTAGCACTGAATCTAAATATTCTTTCCTTGTAGATGCACTGGTGCACTCTGTATTTCAGAAGGTTTTATATGGTGTGAACCATATGACAGATAAAAAAACAGCAGGTATAGGTGAGAAGCCTATGGCTAACATAGTATCTGATTATCAGAAAAGAGAGCAATGACTTTCTTCTAAATAGTATCCGGGATCAAACAATGGTGTGCCGGGAGTCAAAGAAGAGAAAAGGAGCTTTAGTATGGTGATGAGAAATTTAGATGTTAGCAAACAAATACGGTAAAAGGTTTATTAGGTTTTATTAAAATCAGTATGATTCAGAAAATAAGAGTAAGTAAAATTACAAAGGTATTTGCTATCTATCTGGCAATACAATTAGTAGTAACGACAGTACAGCCGCTATCATTATACGCATTGACGAGCGGTCCCTCGCAACCCGAGTTTAATGCTTTTACCCCGATAGGTACTTCAGAAATGGTAAACTTGTCTACGGGAAACTTTAACTATAACATTCCAATAATGGATGTGGGAGGATATCCTTTGAATCTGGCATATGATGCCGGTGTTAAAATGGATCAGGAAGCCAGTTGGGTAGGATTGGGGTGGAATCTCAATGTCGGGCAGATCAATCGACAGGTACGAGGAATTCCAGATGATTTTAAAGGAGATGAGATGACCTACGAAAAAAATCTAAAAAAGCATGTTACAGTAGGACTTAATGCCCGGTTCAAGCCTCAGTTACTGGGAGCAGAACAGCCGGACTATGTTAATTTTGCGTTGGGATTAGGAATGGAGTATAGTAATTATCATGGAATTACATTCAAGCCCTCTTTTGGGCTATCGTTTAATCTTAATGACAACATCTCTACAGGAATTGATTTGCAAAGTTCTACGCTGGATGGTGCCACAATCTCCCCTAATGTAAGTGCAAAAAGTAACTTGGCATGTCTCCAATCAGGAGAGTTAACAGGAGCTTTAAATGCCGGGGTTTCATATAACTCGAATAAAGGATTATCCCAGTTTAATCTGGGGGCTTCTATGGGAGTGACAGCAATGGATGAGAATTACAGAAGTAGTAATTACTCTCTTGCCGGAGGTTCTTCCGGATATTCTTTTTCGCCAGTTACCATTACACCAAGAAAACGAACAGCTTTTAGAGAAAATCACAGTAACTTTTCGTTTTCAGTAGGGCCTGATGTATTTGGGTTTGATATCGAAGGGCAGGTAACAGCTTCTGCTTCAGTACAACGGATTAAGGATAAGGTAAAAAAGGAAAAAGCTTATGGATATGAACACACCGGACAAGCAACTCCTCAAGATGTATTAGACTATAATCGAGAGAATGATCGTGAAGTTAGTGAAAGTTTACTGGCACTGCCTTCTATGAATTATACCTATGATTTGTATAGCGTCAATGCACAAGGGGTTGGAGGCATGTTTCGTCCGCATCGGACACAGGTAGGACAGCTATATGATGAATATGTAAAAGATGAGAGTAGCGGGTTTAGTCTGGGAGGAGAAGTAGAAGGAGGAGCGGGATTTCATGCAGGGGGAAATTTTGTATTGGCGAGCTCTAATAGCCATACAGGGCAATGGAAAACCAGAGCCTCTCGTTATTTGAAAAATGAAAATGAAATCGCTTCCGGACAGGCTATAAATAATGAACCTGTTTATTTTAGGTTTGCCGGAGAGGGGAATGTAGACCCTTCTGCCTCTTTATACGAAGAGCGATTAGGAGGAACAGCTCCAATAGCCCTAAAAATAGCAGGAAGTAAGTTTAATAGTTATGCTACCAATACGTATAGAGTAAAGAGATATCACCAGCCTTCATTGACATCAAATTATGAAGAAGAACTTTCGTTTAATCAGCCTTTTAAAAGAGAAAAAAGAAACCTTCGCAATCAGTCGGTGCAAAAACTGACCAGAAAAGAAGTTGAAGGAATTTATAAAGAATCCTATCATAAAACACGGATTAATGATGCGGCGAAGGAACATCATACGGCTGAGATAAGGGTCTTAAAGCCAGGTGGTGCTACCTATGTTTTTGGAGAGACCGCCTATAATACCGATAAGCAAGAGGTGAGTTTTGCTACTGCATCTAATCAGTATGATTGTACTACCGGGATCGTAACATATCGTCAGGGAGAAAATACAACAGCTAATGCGAGCGGAATAGATCATTTTTATGATAAAACAGTAACCCCGGCTTATGCGCATACATACCTGTTATCAGCAGTATTATCAGGAGATTATGAAGACTTGACAGGTGATGGTCCTACTGATGATGACCTGGGAAGTTATACCCGCTTTGATTATGAGATAAAAGGAGGGAATGCCGGAAATGGAAAGTATCAATGGCGAGTTCCATATAGCAAAGAACCTCGCGAAGCCTCTTTTAATATAGGATTTAATTCTCATAAAAAAGACCAAAAAGCGAACTATCTCTACGGAGAAAAAGAGATTAAGTACGTTAGAAAAATTAGTACCAAAACTCATGTAGCCTTTTTTGACCTGTCTCCGAGAAAAGATGGCAGGGGAGCTGGTGGAGAAAATGGCGGACTTCCTCAGAATGGAGAACAACAGCTCTACAAAATAGATCAGATACGTCTATATGCCAAACCAGAAGCAATTGCAGCAAAAATTCTGGATGATGATGCGACAAATGACTTGCCTGTAACCCCGATTAAAACAGCACATTTTATATATGACTATTCGCAGTGTCAGGGAGTGAAAAACAATCTGGGCGGAGCATTAGATGCTCATGAAATAGATTATATCGACAGTAACGGGCAAAAGAAGAACCTCGGAAAACTAACATTGAAAAAAGTATATTTTACCTACGGAAATTCTAAGATGGGAAAATATACCCCATATACATTTGAGTATAAAGGGTATAATCCTGAGTATAACCTGAAAGCATATGATATTTGGGGAAATTATAAACCCAATACCGGAAGTTGTTCGCCTACAGATCAAACACTTACAGCTCCGGAATTTCCTTACGTCAATCAACAAAATAAAACAGATCAGGATCGCTATGCTGCAGCATGGTCCCTTACTGATATAGGGCTTCCTTCGGGAGGAAGCCTGTCACTTACCTATGAAAGTGATGATTATCAGTATGTACAGAACAAATCCCCTATGCAGATGTTTACAGTAACAGGAGTAGGAAGTACCCCCACTCCTGCGACTACAACCGAATTAAAAAATCAATTACTGTATAAAGGACCACAGGGAGAAGCAAAATACCTCTATGTAGCTTTGCCAGATGAGACAAGTACCGATATTAATTTTGCAGCAAAGTATCTAAAAGAACAACAAAGCAAGCCTATATATTTCCGCTTTATGCTAAACATGACAAAAGCAGGAGCCATAGGAAGTAGCCAAACAGATTTTGACTATGTAACAGGTTATTTTGAAAAAGAAGGAAATCCTTCTGTCTTTGAGATAAATAATAAGATTTATGCAGCCATTCCTATGAAGTGGAGTGAAATGGAGGGAGGAGTTAACGGGGCAGACCTGGTCAATCCGATTTCTAAAGCAGGATGGTATTTTGGGCGTAAATACATGAACAGGGTTGTATATGATGAATTAGCAGCAGATTACGGAGCTGAGGAAAGTGCAGGGAGTATAGCCAGAAAACTGATTTCCAGTATTGGATCTGTTTCTCAGATATTTTCAGGACCTAATGGGAAATTACGCAGTAGTGCTCATTTATGTGCTCAGCGATTTGTTCCTGAAAAATCCTGGATTCGATTGTCCGCTCCCAAAATAAATAAGTTAGGAGGAGGCGTTCGGGTAAAACAGCTGATCATGAGTGATCAGTGGAATCAAATGAGTGGTGCAGAAACACAGGTGTATGGACAGACCTATGAGTATACCTCAGAGGAAGGAGGGAGTAGTGGAGTTGCTACTTTCGAACCTAATGACAGTGCAGAGAACCCTTTTGTAACTCCATTTTATAACAAAGGCGTTCGCTTGATAGCTCCCAGAGAAACAAGTTATGTAGAAAAACCATTTGGAAAAGCGTTCTTCCCTAATGCCAAGGTTACCTATGGAAGAGTCACAGTAAAAAACCTGAAAAGAGAAGGTATTACCAGACATGCAACAGGAAAAGTTGTAACAGAATTCTATACAACCAGGGATTTTCCTACCCGGGTAGACTATACCAACATTCATAATCAGTTAAGTAGTAACAAGGATCAGGTGCTTCAGAATTTGATCAAGAGCTTTTTAGGAATGCCGGTAACAGTCACTAATGATTTTACCCTGTCTCAGGGATATGTTATCCGTACCAATGATATGGATGGGAAGGAAAAAGGGAGTTACGTATATCAGGAAGGGATGAAAGACCCTATCTCTACCGTAAGAAATATATATCATACCAATACATCAGATGCTACCCAATTAGAAAACAAAGTACCGGTACTATACAAAGACGGACGTATAGAAACCAATCGTCAAATAGGAGTCACATATGATGTAATTAATGATTTGAGAGAGAGTTATTCTTCTTCCAGATCCGCAGGATTTAATGCCAATGTAGCCGTATTCTTTCTGGCGATTATTCCTACTATTTTTCCGACAGATAATACCCATATCAATATTGCACATAGTGCTATTACTACCAAGGTCATTCATCAAACGGGAATTCTTAAAGAAAAAATAGTAACAGATTTAGGAGCTCAGGTTAGGACGACTAATGAAGTATGGGATGCAGAAACCGGACAGATATTATTGACCAAAACGGTCAATGAATTTGATGATCAGTATTATTCTTTTAATCTTCCGGCATACTGGAGTTATGAGAATATGGGGCAGGCATCCAGAAACCTGGGGAATAAAGGAACGTTAACAGCTTCCGGAATTTACTTTATGCTGGCAGATGCCCATAAATATCTGACGACAGGAGATGAATTATTAATTCAATATCTGGATGGAAGAGAAGAGCGTGCATGGGTTGCCCGATTTAATGAATCAAACACAGGAGTGGTTTTACTGGATCATAAAGGAGTGGTCATAAACTCAGAAGGAGGAGCTATCCGATTTAAAGTAATGCGCTCCGGGTATCGCAATTTACAACAGGAAATGATGGGAGGAATTACGATGATGAATCATCCGCTTAAAAATACGAATGGTCAGTGGGTTCCTCGTCTTACGGAGCAAAGCTTTTATCAGGCAGCAAATGGAAATCCGTCGGATCAATTACGAATTGTAAATGCCAATGCCGTTGCATACGATGACTTCTGGAACTGTCCTTGTGAATATGGTTTGGAAAGCATTCCATATGCGAGTCCGGATTCAGAGGAACTGGCAGACCTGCCGGTTGAGGAATATGGATTTAACCCTTATTTATACAATGTAAGAGGAAATTGGAGAGCAGAGAAATCATATGCTTATCAAACAGAGCGAATAGGAGTTATACAAGGAAATTCAACCAAGAAAAACACCCGTAAAGAAGGATATTATAAAGAATTTACTCCATTCTATACACTACAAGGGGATCGTTGGGGATCACATCCCGAAGCCTTGAATCAATGGACTTTTGCCAGTGAAATAACCCAGTATAATGCATTTGGGACAGAGTTAGAAAATAGAGATGCATTGAATCGTTTCTCATCTGCACAGTT contains:
- a CDS encoding thrombospondin type 3 repeat-containing protein — protein: MIQKIRVSKITKVFAIYLAIQLVVTTVQPLSLYALTSGPSQPEFNAFTPIGTSEMVNLSTGNFNYNIPIMDVGGYPLNLAYDAGVKMDQEASWVGLGWNLNVGQINRQVRGIPDDFKGDEMTYEKNLKKHVTVGLNARFKPQLLGAEQPDYVNFALGLGMEYSNYHGITFKPSFGLSFNLNDNISTGIDLQSSTLDGATISPNVSAKSNLACLQSGELTGALNAGVSYNSNKGLSQFNLGASMGVTAMDENYRSSNYSLAGGSSGYSFSPVTITPRKRTAFRENHSNFSFSVGPDVFGFDIEGQVTASASVQRIKDKVKKEKAYGYEHTGQATPQDVLDYNRENDREVSESLLALPSMNYTYDLYSVNAQGVGGMFRPHRTQVGQLYDEYVKDESSGFSLGGEVEGGAGFHAGGNFVLASSNSHTGQWKTRASRYLKNENEIASGQAINNEPVYFRFAGEGNVDPSASLYEERLGGTAPIALKIAGSKFNSYATNTYRVKRYHQPSLTSNYEEELSFNQPFKREKRNLRNQSVQKLTRKEVEGIYKESYHKTRINDAAKEHHTAEIRVLKPGGATYVFGETAYNTDKQEVSFATASNQYDCTTGIVTYRQGENTTANASGIDHFYDKTVTPAYAHTYLLSAVLSGDYEDLTGDGPTDDDLGSYTRFDYEIKGGNAGNGKYQWRVPYSKEPREASFNIGFNSHKKDQKANYLYGEKEIKYVRKISTKTHVAFFDLSPRKDGRGAGGENGGLPQNGEQQLYKIDQIRLYAKPEAIAAKILDDDATNDLPVTPIKTAHFIYDYSQCQGVKNNLGGALDAHEIDYIDSNGQKKNLGKLTLKKVYFTYGNSKMGKYTPYTFEYKGYNPEYNLKAYDIWGNYKPNTGSCSPTDQTLTAPEFPYVNQQNKTDQDRYAAAWSLTDIGLPSGGSLSLTYESDDYQYVQNKSPMQMFTVTGVGSTPTPATTTELKNQLLYKGPQGEAKYLYVALPDETSTDINFAAKYLKEQQSKPIYFRFMLNMTKAGAIGSSQTDFDYVTGYFEKEGNPSVFEINNKIYAAIPMKWSEMEGGVNGADLVNPISKAGWYFGRKYMNRVVYDELAADYGAEESAGSIARKLISSIGSVSQIFSGPNGKLRSSAHLCAQRFVPEKSWIRLSAPKINKLGGGVRVKQLIMSDQWNQMSGAETQVYGQTYEYTSEEGGSSGVATFEPNDSAENPFVTPFYNKGVRLIAPRETSYVEKPFGKAFFPNAKVTYGRVTVKNLKREGITRHATGKVVTEFYTTRDFPTRVDYTNIHNQLSSNKDQVLQNLIKSFLGMPVTVTNDFTLSQGYVIRTNDMDGKEKGSYVYQEGMKDPISTVRNIYHTNTSDATQLENKVPVLYKDGRIETNRQIGVTYDVINDLRESYSSSRSAGFNANVAVFFLAIIPTIFPTDNTHINIAHSAITTKVIHQTGILKEKIVTDLGAQVRTTNEVWDAETGQILLTKTVNEFDDQYYSFNLPAYWSYENMGQASRNLGNKGTLTASGIYFMLADAHKYLTTGDELLIQYLDGREERAWVARFNESNTGVVLLDHKGVVINSEGGAIRFKVMRSGYRNLQQEMMGGITMMNHPLKNTNGQWVPRLTEQSFYQAANGNPSDQLRIVNANAVAYDDFWNCPCEYGLESIPYASPDSEELADLPVEEYGFNPYLYNVRGNWRAEKSYAYQTERIGVIQGNSTKKNTRKEGYYKEFTPFYTLQGDRWGSHPEALNQWTFASEITQYNAFGTELENRDALNRFSSAQFGYNHTLPVAVASNSKYRYMGADNFEDYSFLNTDQGHFSYKEPVIEDGNEGIQVSTDHAHTGNTSLLVPTNNQAGVTTQLQGETIPDNDYDDDGWNNDEDNCPFTFNSDQADYDKDGIGDVCDDTAEPIIVRESIQKTGQFGRWRKQATFTIQGTPNTEVVCKITVNNQGYEGGWVYVNGWLDTDRWFNRDKMEFTVTLDPTGRAFIQFEARAHRATDSTGAFRWATIPNRINLDFRILGVIHANNVQTPVSSSEVIQLDPVGWKSHGGGQGLFSIPGE